In Providencia zhijiangensis, a single window of DNA contains:
- a CDS encoding cupin domain-containing protein, which translates to MIRCIRMWTGEDGNSLFEEGTIELNGVARGDDQSPVIAVSELTFRETVSGGSWDWHKDPVPRYVITLTGTLEFETKDGSTFIIKPGDILLAQDNTGTGHKWRLIGDEPWRRAYVVYQDGTDLCFTPNKK; encoded by the coding sequence ATGATCCGTTGTATTCGTATGTGGACAGGTGAAGACGGTAACTCTCTGTTTGAAGAAGGCACCATTGAACTGAATGGTGTTGCTCGTGGAGATGACCAAAGCCCTGTCATTGCCGTCAGTGAACTCACCTTTCGCGAAACCGTTTCAGGTGGCTCTTGGGATTGGCACAAAGATCCCGTTCCACGCTATGTTATCACCCTCACCGGTACCTTAGAGTTCGAAACCAAAGATGGCTCCACATTTATTATCAAGCCAGGTGACATTCTGCTTGCTCAAGACAATACAGGAACAGGACATAAATGGCGTTTGATTGGTGATGAACCTTGGAGACGCGCTTATGTGGTGTATCAAGACGGTACAGACTTGTGTTTCACTCCGAATAAAAAATAG
- a CDS encoding NUDIX domain-containing protein yields MKQPQVRNISEKLLSDNWYILKKYTYELQRHDGSWQKQEREVYDRGDGAVILLYNTSKNSIILIRQFRMPMYVSGYKQLLIEAAAGLLEGSSPEARIIAEAEEETGYKIDNIEKVFEAFMSPGSVTEKLHFYIAQYSDKDRQSDGGGLADEGEDIEVMEWSFPDALAAIKNGEIMDGKTIMLIQHLALNGILNPKNS; encoded by the coding sequence ATGAAACAGCCTCAAGTTAGGAATATCAGCGAAAAATTACTGTCCGATAACTGGTACATTCTCAAAAAATATACTTATGAATTACAGCGACACGACGGCTCTTGGCAAAAACAAGAGCGAGAAGTGTATGACCGTGGCGATGGCGCTGTCATTTTGCTGTATAACACATCCAAAAATAGCATTATCTTGATCCGTCAATTCCGGATGCCAATGTACGTTTCTGGATATAAACAGTTGCTGATTGAAGCTGCCGCTGGACTACTTGAAGGTTCTTCCCCTGAAGCGAGAATTATTGCTGAAGCCGAAGAAGAAACTGGCTATAAAATCGATAATATTGAAAAGGTGTTTGAAGCCTTTATGAGCCCAGGCTCCGTCACTGAAAAGCTGCATTTTTACATTGCCCAATACAGTGATAAGGACCGCCAAAGTGATGGTGGTGGGCTCGCTGATGAAGGTGAAGATATTGAGGTTATGGAATGGTCATTCCCTGATGCGCTTGCTGCTATCAAAAACGGGGAGATCATGGATGGTAAAACCATTATGCTTATTCAACATCTTGCCTTAAACGGAATTTTAAACCCCAAAAATAGTTAA
- the cysQ gene encoding 3'(2'),5'-bisphosphate nucleotidase CysQ: protein MRQQLCTLAREAGDAIMKIYNGHAPLQVEHKQDDYPVTAADIAAHQIIKEGLSRLSPDIPQLSEEDPPEWPVRRDWQRYWLIDPLDGTKEFINRNGDFTVNIALIENGIPVMGVVFAPAKGLMYYAEGSQAWKEEHGEIQRIHVKAETPPVVVISRSHQDPQLMAYLAKLPVHRTAEIGSSLKFCLVAEGSAQLYPRFGPTNIWDTAAGHAVALGAGASVVDWQGNTLDYSPRESFLNPGFECR, encoded by the coding sequence ATGCGCCAACAACTTTGTACACTTGCCCGAGAGGCGGGTGATGCCATCATGAAAATCTACAATGGGCATGCGCCATTGCAGGTTGAACATAAGCAAGATGATTACCCTGTCACGGCTGCGGATATTGCGGCCCATCAAATCATCAAAGAGGGGCTTTCACGTTTATCACCTGATATCCCTCAACTTTCGGAAGAAGATCCTCCAGAATGGCCTGTACGTCGTGACTGGCAACGTTACTGGCTTATTGACCCGTTGGATGGAACTAAAGAATTTATTAATCGTAATGGTGATTTCACCGTCAATATTGCGTTAATTGAAAATGGCATTCCAGTCATGGGAGTGGTTTTTGCGCCAGCTAAAGGGTTGATGTATTACGCCGAAGGCTCTCAAGCGTGGAAAGAAGAGCACGGGGAAATTCAGCGCATTCACGTTAAAGCTGAGACGCCGCCTGTGGTGGTGATCAGCCGTTCTCATCAAGACCCCCAATTGATGGCGTATCTCGCGAAGCTTCCAGTGCATCGCACAGCGGAGATAGGTTCATCGCTAAAATTCTGTTTAGTAGCGGAAGGCAGCGCGCAGTTATACCCTCGTTTTGGACCGACTAATATCTGGGATACAGCAGCGGGACATGCAGTGGCATTAGGGGCAGGGGCGAGCGTGGTGGATTGGCAGGGAAATACACTGGATTATTCACCGAGAGAGTCTTTTTTGAACCCCGGTTTTGAATGTCGCTAA
- a CDS encoding peptidylprolyl isomerase, with protein sequence MANQNFDSVEAQASYGIGLQIGQQLLESGLEGLVPDAILAGLTDSLEGNMPSVPVEALHKALREMHERADAVRQERQKELAAEGQKFLDENQKKDGVSTTESGLQFSVINQGEGAIPARSDRVRVHYTGRLIDGTVFDSSVQRGQPAEFPVSGVIPGWIEALTLMPVGSKWELYIPHELAYGERGAGASIPPFSTLVFEVELLEIL encoded by the coding sequence ATGGCAAACCAAAACTTTGATTCAGTAGAAGCTCAAGCGAGCTATGGCATTGGTCTACAAATTGGACAGCAATTATTAGAATCAGGACTAGAAGGCTTAGTTCCAGACGCAATTTTAGCGGGTCTGACTGATTCTTTAGAAGGCAACATGCCATCAGTTCCAGTTGAAGCGCTGCATAAAGCACTGCGTGAAATGCACGAACGTGCAGATGCAGTTCGCCAAGAGCGTCAAAAAGAACTGGCTGCAGAAGGTCAAAAATTCTTAGATGAGAACCAGAAGAAAGACGGCGTATCGACTACTGAGTCTGGTTTGCAGTTCTCTGTGATCAACCAAGGTGAAGGCGCAATCCCAGCGCGTTCTGATCGCGTTCGCGTTCATTATACAGGCCGTTTAATTGACGGTACTGTGTTCGACAGCTCCGTACAGCGCGGTCAACCAGCAGAATTCCCAGTGAGTGGCGTGATCCCAGGTTGGATTGAAGCGCTGACATTAATGCCTGTGGGTTCAAAATGGGAATTATACATTCCTCATGAATTAGCTTACGGTGAGCGCGGTGCAGGTGCATCTATCCCTCCATTCAGCACTCTTGTTTTCGAAGTTGAGTTACTGGAAATTTTGTAA
- a CDS encoding DUF1107 domain-containing protein, producing the protein MKIFKHYNPSKIALYVKTLFRGRLYIKDFGAFEFNNGKILPPKVTDKIHYNVMNEVNKQVVLLRAELG; encoded by the coding sequence ATGAAAATTTTTAAGCATTATAACCCATCGAAAATTGCTCTATACGTGAAAACACTATTCAGAGGTAGGCTCTACATTAAGGATTTTGGGGCTTTCGAATTCAATAATGGGAAGATTTTACCACCAAAAGTGACCGATAAAATTCATTACAATGTGATGAATGAAGTGAACAAACAAGTGGTATTACTGCGAGCTGAGTTGGGCTAA
- the qseC gene encoding quorum sensing histidine kinase QseC, whose translation MKTFSLRLKLTLMLLLLAVMTWGIASSLAWYQTYKTINELFDTQQMVFAKRLSVLPTDIDLPQASLSKTKKLLRKNRGSQDDDALAFAIFTPSGEMVLNDGDNGRKIEFQFDREGFSEGKLKGSDDEWRFVWLKSIDNQYIIAVGQEWEYRQSMANSIMFSQLIPWLVALPIMLIVFLWLLTRALKPLRDVAKQLRERKPEELSPVVVPTIPSEAKPILDSLNGLFDKINHMFVRERQFTSDAAHELRSPLAALKVQTEVVQIAGSDEAIRQHAVANLSEGIDRATRLVDQLLTLSRLESSNQLDDVSEVSWQELIEQAVKESELEARQNQVTLKISIVETPPSFKGQKLLLSVLLRNLLHNAIRYGKAAGKVEVNLYRHYLEVKDDGDGVSPEVLARLGERFYRPPGQEKTGSGLGLSIVKRVAQLHHLNVTFTNVTEGGFCVTVRWNA comes from the coding sequence ATGAAAACATTCAGCTTAAGGCTCAAACTGACTTTGATGTTATTGCTCCTCGCTGTAATGACGTGGGGAATTGCTAGCTCATTGGCATGGTATCAAACCTATAAAACCATTAACGAATTGTTTGATACTCAACAAATGGTATTTGCAAAGCGCTTATCGGTGTTACCGACGGATATCGACTTGCCTCAAGCATCATTGAGTAAAACCAAAAAGTTATTGCGGAAAAATCGGGGAAGCCAAGACGATGACGCATTGGCGTTTGCGATTTTTACGCCGAGTGGCGAAATGGTGCTAAATGATGGTGATAACGGGCGCAAAATTGAATTTCAATTTGATCGTGAAGGATTCAGTGAAGGCAAGTTGAAAGGTAGTGATGATGAGTGGCGCTTTGTTTGGCTAAAATCTATTGATAATCAATATATTATTGCAGTAGGGCAAGAGTGGGAATACCGCCAAAGTATGGCTAACAGCATTATGTTTTCTCAGCTCATACCGTGGCTGGTGGCGCTGCCGATAATGTTAATCGTATTTTTATGGTTACTCACTCGAGCATTAAAACCCCTGCGGGATGTAGCTAAGCAGTTGCGAGAGAGGAAGCCGGAGGAACTGAGCCCAGTGGTGGTGCCCACGATCCCTAGTGAGGCTAAGCCAATCCTAGATTCTCTGAACGGATTATTCGACAAAATAAACCACATGTTTGTGCGTGAACGGCAATTTACCTCTGATGCTGCCCATGAACTGCGTAGTCCACTTGCCGCACTGAAAGTCCAAACTGAAGTGGTGCAGATTGCTGGAAGTGACGAGGCAATTCGCCAACATGCAGTGGCTAATCTTTCCGAGGGAATTGATCGTGCAACTCGGCTGGTGGATCAGTTATTAACGTTATCCCGCTTGGAGTCTTCTAATCAGTTAGATGATGTAAGTGAAGTGAGTTGGCAGGAATTAATTGAGCAAGCCGTTAAAGAGAGCGAGCTGGAAGCTCGGCAAAATCAGGTAACGTTGAAAATATCGATTGTTGAAACGCCGCCGTCTTTTAAGGGGCAAAAACTTTTATTGTCCGTACTCTTAAGAAACCTTCTTCACAATGCTATCCGCTATGGTAAGGCCGCCGGTAAGGTTGAAGTCAATTTGTATCGCCACTATCTGGAGGTGAAAGATGATGGTGATGGTGTTTCCCCTGAAGTATTAGCGCGTTTAGGGGAGCGTTTCTACCGACCACCGGGGCAAGAAAAAACAGGTAGCGGATTAGGACTATCAATTGTTAAACGCGTGGCTCAGTTACACCATCTCAACGTGACGTTTACTAATGTCACGGAAGGGGGCTTTTGTGTCACTGTTCGTTGGAATGCATAA
- a CDS encoding LysM-like peptidoglycan-binding domain-containing protein yields the protein MLRLSTFHRYGIAILALVVIAALFWPSSDKPNTAQNNTGNIPNQPIVIPPTAQPNPIPDTVLSQPEQPTTNIPDTSPTLPSEPEVIQEPQTSQPTQQPSTSAPSQPSTTRPSANEWQNYRVQKGKTLAQLFRDNNLQANDAFIMAKVEGSEKPLSNLQQGQKIRLKANGKGEVQQLEITATNGQTYGFTRLSDGSYYRTP from the coding sequence ATGTTGAGACTATCCACTTTTCATCGCTATGGAATTGCTATTCTAGCGCTGGTCGTTATTGCTGCCTTATTTTGGCCATCTAGCGATAAGCCGAATACCGCGCAGAATAATACGGGCAATATACCGAATCAGCCAATAGTGATCCCACCAACTGCACAGCCAAATCCAATCCCTGATACGGTATTATCGCAGCCAGAACAACCGACAACCAACATCCCAGATACATCACCGACATTGCCAAGTGAGCCGGAAGTTATTCAAGAGCCGCAAACGTCTCAACCGACACAGCAGCCAAGTACTAGTGCGCCATCACAGCCGTCAACCACTCGCCCTTCAGCTAATGAATGGCAGAATTATCGCGTTCAAAAAGGGAAAACATTGGCGCAGCTATTTCGTGATAATAACTTGCAGGCGAATGATGCATTTATCATGGCAAAAGTTGAAGGCTCAGAAAAACCCCTTAGTAACTTGCAACAAGGGCAGAAAATCCGATTAAAAGCCAATGGTAAAGGTGAAGTTCAACAGCTGGAAATCACAGCAACCAACGGCCAAACCTATGGCTTTACGCGCTTAAGCGATGGTAGCTATTATCGAACACCTTAG
- the mqo gene encoding malate dehydrogenase (quinone), protein MTKPIAENVDIALIGAGIMSATLGTFLKELEPNLTIAIFERLNDCAQESSHPWNNAGTGHAANCEMNYTPPNPDGTVDISKALEVNTEFDLSRQLWSYLVTKGKIKNPRDFIHPCPHMSFVSGADNIKFLQQRFRQMSAHHCYHNMEYSDDLKQIDEWAPLVVEGRDPNEKIAVTRVVTGADVDYGALTHLLMAQLSEQSGFSLHYKHEVIDVTQTPDGRWNVEVKNLLTHEKTITSAKFVFVGAGGRAIELLQKSGIPEGKGYGGFPVSGIWLRCDDEKVAARHHAKVYGKADKGSPPMSVPHLDTRIIGGKRSLLFGPYAGFSSKFLKHGSYLDLFDSIRLNNIEPMLAIAKDDWSLAEYLVGQVLQTSAHQFSMLQKFYPDAQREDWKEVVAGQRVQIIKPDPVKKGVLEFGTELITSADKSFTVLMGASPGASTAAFIALNVLKTCFADQLSADGWEARLKTIIPTYGIDLKQDAKACLDIRTATAKVLQLDN, encoded by the coding sequence ATGACTAAACCCATTGCAGAAAATGTTGATATCGCGCTGATCGGTGCGGGGATCATGAGCGCCACGCTCGGCACATTTCTTAAAGAGCTGGAGCCAAATCTCACTATCGCGATATTCGAAAGATTAAATGATTGTGCCCAAGAGAGTTCCCACCCATGGAATAACGCGGGGACAGGTCACGCGGCAAACTGTGAAATGAACTATACCCCGCCAAACCCTGATGGCACGGTAGATATCAGCAAAGCCCTTGAAGTAAACACTGAATTTGACCTGTCTCGTCAGCTATGGTCTTACTTAGTCACCAAAGGCAAAATCAAAAATCCACGGGACTTTATCCACCCTTGCCCGCACATGAGCTTTGTTTCTGGTGCAGACAACATCAAGTTTTTACAACAACGTTTCCGCCAAATGTCTGCCCATCACTGTTACCACAATATGGAATACAGCGATGACCTAAAACAGATTGATGAGTGGGCGCCATTAGTGGTTGAAGGCCGTGATCCTAATGAAAAAATTGCGGTTACCCGTGTTGTGACTGGGGCTGATGTGGATTACGGTGCCTTAACCCACTTACTAATGGCACAACTGAGCGAGCAGAGTGGATTTTCTCTTCACTATAAACATGAAGTGATTGATGTGACACAGACGCCTGATGGGCGCTGGAATGTGGAAGTGAAGAACCTTCTGACTCACGAAAAAACCATCACGTCCGCAAAATTTGTATTTGTAGGAGCCGGTGGTCGCGCCATTGAGTTACTGCAAAAATCCGGTATTCCTGAAGGTAAAGGCTATGGCGGATTCCCTGTGAGTGGAATTTGGCTACGCTGTGACGATGAAAAAGTGGCGGCTCGCCACCACGCCAAAGTTTACGGAAAAGCCGATAAGGGCTCACCACCGATGTCTGTACCGCATTTAGATACCCGCATCATCGGCGGAAAACGCTCTTTACTGTTTGGACCGTATGCTGGTTTCTCGAGTAAGTTCCTAAAACATGGATCTTATCTGGATCTGTTTGATTCCATCAGACTGAACAATATTGAACCGATGCTTGCCATCGCGAAAGATGATTGGTCATTGGCTGAATATCTTGTGGGACAAGTGCTGCAAACGTCTGCACATCAATTCTCTATGCTGCAAAAATTCTATCCTGATGCGCAGCGTGAAGATTGGAAAGAAGTGGTCGCAGGTCAACGCGTTCAGATCATTAAACCGGATCCGGTGAAAAAAGGCGTATTGGAGTTCGGTACTGAGCTGATTACGAGTGCAGATAAATCGTTCACCGTATTAATGGGCGCATCACCGGGTGCATCGACAGCTGCGTTTATCGCCCTCAACGTACTGAAAACCTGCTTTGCAGATCAACTCTCTGCGGATGGTTGGGAAGCTCGCCTGAAGACTATCATTCCAACTTATGGAATTGATTTAAAACAGGATGCAAAAGCGTGTTTAGATATTCGTACTGCAACGGCTAAAGTGCTGCAATTAGATAACTAA
- a CDS encoding YgiW/YdeI family stress tolerance OB fold protein, which produces MKKLPLITLIAALATAPVFAATGGFSGPGEVANTTNTETMKTQEGGFNGPNASETTVAKALELSDNSWVVLRGNLVKQLDKKHYEFTDGTGTITVEISQKRFNGVNVTPKDKIEIRGEVDKDWNSKEIDVKQLQIIK; this is translated from the coding sequence ATGAAAAAATTACCTTTAATCACCTTAATCGCTGCCCTTGCTACCGCCCCTGTTTTTGCTGCTACTGGTGGTTTTTCAGGTCCAGGTGAAGTCGCCAACACCACGAACACTGAAACCATGAAAACCCAAGAAGGTGGTTTTAACGGTCCAAATGCAAGTGAAACAACGGTTGCGAAAGCCCTTGAATTATCTGACAACAGCTGGGTTGTTTTACGCGGTAATCTCGTTAAACAACTGGACAAAAAACATTACGAATTCACCGATGGCACAGGCACCATCACCGTTGAAATTAGCCAAAAACGTTTCAATGGAGTGAACGTCACGCCAAAAGATAAAATCGAAATTCGTGGTGAAGTTGATAAAGACTGGAACTCTAAAGAGATCGACGTTAAACAACTGCAAATCATCAAATAA
- the qseB gene encoding quorum sensing response regulator transcription factor QseB: protein MRILLIEDDRLIGDGLKVGLTQLGFTLDWFMDGKQGQQALFDAPYDAVVLDLSLPHIDGMDILKFWRKQGRDEPVLILTARDALEQRVNGLQQGADDYLCKPFALAEVAARLQALIRRRSGQLSPTLVHGDVEMDPLAMTVTYQGNSVQLKGKELALLSLFLHNPKKVLSRSAIEEKLYNWDEEVSSNSVEVHIHHLRRKLGSKFIQTVHGVGYRLGDEA from the coding sequence ATGCGTATTTTATTAATAGAAGATGACAGGTTAATTGGCGATGGCTTAAAAGTAGGGCTAACACAATTGGGGTTTACCCTTGATTGGTTTATGGATGGTAAACAAGGTCAACAGGCTTTGTTTGATGCCCCTTATGATGCTGTCGTGCTGGATTTATCACTTCCGCATATTGATGGTATGGATATTTTGAAGTTCTGGCGTAAGCAAGGGCGAGATGAGCCTGTTTTGATTTTGACGGCGCGAGATGCCCTTGAACAACGGGTAAATGGGCTACAGCAAGGGGCTGATGATTATCTGTGTAAGCCGTTTGCGCTTGCGGAGGTTGCGGCGCGTTTGCAAGCATTGATCCGTCGGCGCAGTGGGCAGCTATCACCCACGTTGGTACATGGTGACGTGGAGATGGATCCTTTAGCGATGACGGTCACTTACCAAGGAAATTCTGTGCAGTTAAAGGGTAAAGAGCTGGCACTATTATCATTATTTTTGCACAACCCGAAAAAAGTGCTGTCTCGTAGTGCGATAGAAGAAAAGTTGTATAACTGGGATGAAGAGGTCTCCAGTAATTCGGTTGAAGTTCACATTCACCATTTACGCCGCAAATTAGGCAGTAAGTTTATTCAAACTGTTCATGGTGTTGGTTATCGACTGGGTGATGAAGCATGA
- a CDS encoding YtfJ family protein — translation MIKKLLLLTCLLALSSTGFAINIQLNQPVPAVTVTDKGELQLDNAGKFNYQPWKSQQLAGKVRTIQHIAGRSSAKELNAPLIEAIKQAKFPHDKYQTTSIINTDDSIFGTGVFVKNSVEDSKKEFPYSQFIVDSDGVVKNAWSLAPESSAIIILNKQGNVLFYKDGALTPQEINKAISVIVAELEKP, via the coding sequence ATGATAAAAAAACTGCTTTTATTAACCTGCTTGCTAGCTTTATCTTCAACGGGATTTGCCATTAATATTCAATTAAATCAACCTGTACCCGCCGTTACCGTCACAGATAAAGGCGAATTACAGTTAGATAATGCGGGGAAATTCAATTACCAACCGTGGAAAAGCCAGCAACTTGCCGGTAAGGTTCGCACCATTCAACACATCGCAGGGCGCTCTTCGGCCAAAGAGCTTAATGCTCCGCTCATCGAAGCGATTAAACAAGCCAAATTCCCTCACGACAAATACCAAACTACCAGCATTATCAACACGGATGATTCAATTTTTGGTACTGGTGTATTTGTAAAAAACAGCGTGGAAGACAGCAAGAAAGAGTTTCCTTACTCTCAATTTATTGTTGATAGTGATGGTGTGGTGAAGAATGCATGGAGCCTTGCGCCAGAGAGTTCTGCCATTATCATTCTCAACAAGCAAGGTAATGTTTTATTTTATAAAGATGGCGCGCTAACGCCTCAAGAGATTAATAAAGCCATTAGCGTGATTGTCGCCGAGTTAGAAAAGCCGTAA
- a CDS encoding CDP-diacylglycerol diphosphatase translates to MQKNNNTCKKKLIKIIAAVILLLLLSVIGYISWIKYHADGLWNIISQQCIAINDPDQRNPSCLKVDLDNRYVLFKDKKGPVHNLVLPTDKVSGIESPLLLEDNSPDYFTLAWNERESVSPAGQPAISDDKLALAINSQYGRSQDQLHIHIACLKPQVIELVNQHADAIKSEWHVFPVPLEGHEYWVKKLDSQQSPFKQLNEYVQAHNDSMGNYGLAVTELKDGSMVLLANRTDVWQFNLGSAGELLDYQCSVNQ, encoded by the coding sequence ATGCAGAAAAACAACAATACCTGCAAAAAGAAGCTCATTAAAATTATTGCGGCCGTAATTTTACTCCTACTGCTCAGTGTTATTGGCTATATTTCATGGATTAAATACCATGCGGATGGGCTGTGGAATATCATTAGCCAGCAGTGCATTGCTATCAATGATCCCGACCAGCGTAATCCATCTTGCTTGAAAGTGGATTTAGACAATCGCTATGTACTATTTAAAGATAAAAAAGGCCCGGTTCATAATTTGGTACTACCGACCGATAAAGTCAGTGGTATCGAATCCCCTTTATTACTTGAAGATAATAGTCCTGATTACTTTACGCTTGCCTGGAATGAGCGAGAGAGCGTTAGCCCCGCGGGCCAACCCGCTATTAGCGATGATAAACTCGCCTTAGCGATTAATTCACAATATGGGCGTTCACAAGATCAACTTCATATCCATATTGCTTGCCTAAAACCACAAGTTATTGAGCTAGTTAACCAACATGCGGATGCGATTAAATCTGAATGGCATGTTTTTCCTGTGCCGTTAGAAGGTCATGAATATTGGGTGAAAAAGTTAGATAGCCAACAGAGTCCTTTCAAGCAGTTAAATGAGTATGTTCAAGCACATAATGACAGCATGGGGAACTATGGACTGGCTGTGACGGAGCTGAAAGATGGTTCGATGGTATTATTAGCGAATCGTACGGATGTTTGGCAGTTTAATTTAGGTAGTGCGGGAGAATTGCTGGATTACCAATGTTCAGTTAATCAGTAA
- a CDS encoding hemolysin family protein yields MLNSLLIVLLLCAISAFFSLSEISLAASRRIKLKLMADEGNINAARVLKLQEMPGMFFTVVQIGLNAVAILAGIVGESAFSPALQELFIKFLSPAWAQQAASIVSFTIVTSLFILVADLTPKRIGMVKPEAIAIRIVNPMRFCLVVLSPLVWFFNGLANLIFKLFKLPTARNEDITSDDIFAVVEAGAVAGVLRKQEHELIENVFELESRTVPSAMTPRENIIFFDKDESEESIKHKISTQPHSKFLVCAGDIDHVIGYVDSKELLNRVLNGQSLSLRDGVHIQNTLMLPDTLSLSDTLEAFKNSGVDFAVILNEYALVMGVITINDVMITLMGDLIGPGQEEQIITRDENSWLVDGGTPIEDVQRILDIDEFPDFSNYETIAGFMMYRLRKMPKRTDYVKYAGYKFEVVDIDNYKIDQLLVTRITNTPSAVVVQPGTAGSEDTSKT; encoded by the coding sequence ATGCTAAACAGTTTACTTATCGTTCTTTTATTATGTGCAATCAGCGCATTTTTTTCGCTGTCCGAAATTTCATTGGCAGCTTCTCGCCGTATTAAATTGAAGTTAATGGCCGACGAAGGCAACATTAACGCCGCTCGGGTTCTCAAATTACAAGAAATGCCGGGCATGTTCTTCACCGTTGTACAAATTGGCTTAAACGCCGTGGCGATTTTAGCCGGTATTGTAGGTGAATCTGCATTCTCTCCTGCACTGCAAGAGCTATTCATTAAATTCTTATCCCCAGCATGGGCACAGCAAGCTGCTTCCATTGTGTCATTTACCATCGTCACCAGCTTATTTATTCTCGTGGCTGACTTAACGCCAAAACGTATTGGAATGGTAAAACCTGAAGCTATCGCTATACGCATCGTTAACCCAATGCGTTTCTGCTTAGTGGTGTTAAGCCCACTCGTATGGTTCTTTAATGGCTTAGCGAACTTAATTTTTAAACTCTTCAAATTACCCACTGCGCGTAATGAAGACATTACTTCTGATGATATCTTTGCTGTTGTTGAAGCGGGCGCTGTCGCTGGGGTGTTGCGCAAACAAGAGCACGAACTGATTGAAAACGTGTTTGAACTTGAGTCCCGTACCGTTCCATCGGCGATGACACCACGAGAAAACATCATTTTCTTTGATAAAGACGAATCTGAAGAGAGCATCAAACACAAAATCTCCACTCAGCCACATTCGAAATTTTTAGTTTGTGCAGGAGATATCGACCATGTGATTGGTTATGTGGATTCCAAAGAGCTACTTAACCGCGTATTGAATGGTCAAAGCCTGAGCTTACGTGACGGTGTACATATCCAGAATACCTTAATGCTTCCGGATACTTTATCCCTGTCTGATACCTTAGAAGCCTTTAAAAATAGTGGCGTCGATTTTGCCGTTATCCTGAACGAATATGCCTTAGTGATGGGTGTTATTACCATCAATGATGTGATGATCACCTTAATGGGTGACTTGATCGGGCCGGGACAAGAAGAGCAAATTATTACCCGTGATGAGAATTCATGGCTGGTTGATGGGGGCACGCCAATCGAGGATGTTCAACGTATCCTCGATATCGACGAATTCCCAGATTTCAGCAACTACGAAACCATCGCAGGCTTTATGATGTATCGCTTAAGAAAGATGCCGAAACGCACTGATTATGTGAAATATGCGGGCTACAAATTTGAAGTGGTCGATATTGATAACTACAAGATTGATCAGCTGCTAGTCACGCGTATCACAAACACACCGTCCGCAGTTGTGGTTCAGCCAGGTACTGCGGGTAGTGAAGATACGTCAAAAACCTAA
- the rplI gene encoding 50S ribosomal protein L9, whose protein sequence is MQVILLDKVANLGSLGDQVNVKSGYARNFLVPQGKAVPATKKNVEFFEARRAELEAKLADVLAAAQARAAAVTALGSVTLASKAGDEGKLFGSIGTRDIADAITAAGVKVAKSEVRLPNGVLRTTGDHEVHFQLHSDVFAELNVIIVAE, encoded by the coding sequence ATGCAAGTTATTCTGCTTGATAAAGTAGCTAACCTAGGTAGCCTGGGTGACCAAGTTAACGTTAAATCGGGCTACGCTCGTAACTTCTTAGTACCACAGGGCAAAGCTGTTCCTGCAACTAAGAAAAACGTTGAATTCTTCGAAGCTCGCCGTGCTGAACTGGAAGCTAAATTAGCTGACGTTCTGGCAGCAGCACAGGCTCGTGCAGCAGCTGTTACTGCGCTGGGTTCTGTTACTCTGGCTTCTAAAGCTGGTGACGAAGGTAAACTGTTCGGTTCAATCGGTACTCGTGACATCGCTGACGCAATCACTGCGGCTGGCGTTAAAGTTGCGAAAAGCGAAGTTCGCCTGCCAAACGGCGTTCTGCGTACTACTGGTGACCACGAAGTTCACTTCCAGTTACACAGCGATGTTTTCGCAGAGCTGAACGTTATCATCGTTGCTGAGTAA